From one Candidatus Gastranaerophilales bacterium genomic stretch:
- the rpmE gene encoding 50S ribosomal protein L31, whose protein sequence is MKDGIHPEYKKTKIVCVCGNEIETGSVEDNLRVEICNNCHPLFTGQQKIIDTEGRVEKFKKRYQKK, encoded by the coding sequence ATGAAGGACGGAATACATCCTGAATATAAAAAAACTAAAATAGTTTGTGTATGCGGTAACGAAATTGAAACAGGTTCTGTAGAAGACAACCTTAGGGTTGAAATTTGCAACAACTGCCACCCTCTTTTCACAGGTCAACAAAAAATTATTGACACTGAAGGAAGAGTTGAAAAATTCAAAAAACGTTACCAAAAAAAATAG
- a CDS encoding HD domain-containing protein, which produces MKSNRQLEVDPIEAIFELNMGDFLTEYFISDELAQKIGNADKDNSEKLKTQLQELISIYSIDNTLNLLGFNNNDDFVIYNSIAKTTVNMLDIDACHIFLMNENTNLIDIENDLVLVGTSIEDAPKIFNKNIGLKLTDIDNAVIESFENNEILELHDVSKAPHWQPVKDLKEDKVKSAMIIPMSSNSGKVGIIILESYSKKVIAKEFLDLVKITSRLFVTSMNIQKLVEETTDILKDDDVTPMELRHLRTELTAIIGDLSDEQQTFVETLAASVDKKSHYGSQHSMKVAQTTRDIGDYLELNEKTKELIYYAGMLQNIGKITLPEELFTKKQKLSKEDWEKLQNHPNVGVNLLMKINFLSEVVPYIHYHKERWDGRGEPEGLCGNSIPLGSRIIAVADAYQALTNERPYRKALSKEEALKILKQEAGIKWDPIIVDALEHVVNA; this is translated from the coding sequence ATGAAGAGCAACCGTCAGCTGGAAGTAGACCCTATAGAAGCGATATTTGAGCTTAATATGGGAGATTTTCTGACAGAATATTTTATAAGCGATGAATTAGCACAGAAGATAGGCAATGCTGATAAAGACAACAGCGAAAAGCTAAAAACACAGTTGCAAGAGCTTATTTCAATATATTCCATTGACAACACTCTTAATTTGCTTGGCTTTAATAACAATGACGATTTTGTAATATACAACTCCATTGCAAAAACAACAGTAAACATGCTTGATATAGATGCCTGTCATATATTCTTGATGAACGAAAATACTAATCTTATAGACATAGAAAATGACCTGGTATTAGTAGGTACATCTATTGAAGATGCGCCAAAGATTTTCAACAAAAACATAGGGCTGAAGTTGACCGACATTGATAATGCAGTGATAGAAAGCTTTGAAAACAATGAGATTTTAGAACTGCATGACGTATCAAAAGCTCCCCACTGGCAGCCTGTTAAAGACTTAAAAGAAGACAAAGTAAAATCGGCAATGATAATTCCAATGAGCAGTAATTCAGGAAAAGTCGGAATAATAATCCTCGAATCATATTCTAAAAAAGTTATCGCAAAAGAATTTTTGGACCTGGTAAAAATAACGTCAAGATTATTTGTGACATCTATGAACATTCAAAAGTTAGTTGAAGAAACAACCGATATCCTGAAAGATGACGATGTAACCCCAATGGAATTAAGGCATTTGAGAACCGAGTTAACTGCCATTATAGGCGATTTAAGTGATGAACAGCAGACTTTTGTAGAAACTCTTGCCGCTTCCGTAGATAAAAAGAGCCACTACGGTAGCCAACACTCAATGAAAGTAGCCCAAACCACCAGGGATATCGGAGATTATCTTGAACTTAACGAAAAAACAAAAGAGTTAATATACTATGCGGGCATGCTTCAAAATATAGGTAAAATCACCCTGCCTGAAGAATTGTTTACAAAGAAACAAAAGCTTTCAAAAGAAGATTGGGAAAAGCTTCAAAACCACCCGAATGTAGGTGTAAATCTGCTTATGAAGATAAATTTCCTTTCAGAAGTTGTACCGTATATTCATTACCATAAAGAACGCTGGGACGGCAGAGGCGAACCGGAAGGACTTTGCGGTAACAGCATTCCTTTAGGCTCCAGAATTATAGCAGTAGCTGATGCTTATCAGGCATTGACTAATGAAAGACCGTACAGAAAAGCGTTAAGTAAAGAAGAAGCTTTAAAAATATTGAAACAAGAAGCGGGCATCAAGTGGGATCCTATCATAGTTGATGCGCTTGAACATGTAGTGAATGCTTAA
- a CDS encoding secondary thiamine-phosphate synthase enzyme YjbQ — translation MKFLTEYLWFNTTHHREYINITPQIEAILEKSGIKEGMILVSAMHITAGIYVNDDESGLIKDIDKWLEELAPFDINYNHHRTGETNGDSHLKSLLIGHEVIVPVTNSRLDFGTWQQIYYAEFDGQRRKRVIVKVMGE, via the coding sequence ATGAAATTTCTCACGGAATATCTGTGGTTTAATACGACGCACCATCGTGAATATATTAATATTACTCCGCAAATTGAAGCAATTCTGGAGAAAAGCGGCATTAAAGAAGGTATGATTTTAGTCAGTGCTATGCACATTACGGCAGGAATTTATGTTAATGACGATGAAAGCGGTTTGATTAAAGATATAGATAAATGGTTGGAAGAGCTTGCTCCGTTTGATATTAATTATAATCATCATAGAACCGGAGAAACTAACGGAGATAGTCATTTGAAAAGTCTTTTAATCGGGCATGAAGTTATAGTTCCTGTTACTAACAGCAGATTAGACTTTGGTACATGGCAGCAAATTTACTATGCAGAATTTGACGGTCAACGCAGAAAAAGAGTTATAGTGAAAGTTATGGGTGAGTAA
- the rnhC gene encoding ribonuclease HIII, which produces MNCYSGKLTTKQEKELKKRLETDGFEFASVQNALWSAKGSAVSVTYYKSTKLLVQGKECEAFVGKYLKPLGQLSLGVNLAAENTEHCFTSWIGTDESGKGDYFGPLVTAGVLVDREQIAVLSEFQIQDSKKISDSMIVKIAPKIKKHCVFSVVVISPEKYNQLYDSFKNLNKLLAWSHARAIENILEKKDCQNVISDKFGDENLIKNALFKKGKTINLIQRTKAESDIAVAAASILAREEYLNRMKQLGFAYKMEFLKGGNEKVDEQAREFVRKYGAQKLNTVAKLHFKNTQRVI; this is translated from the coding sequence ATGAACTGTTACAGCGGAAAACTTACGACAAAACAGGAAAAAGAGCTGAAAAAACGGCTTGAAACAGACGGGTTTGAATTTGCTTCCGTGCAAAATGCGCTTTGGTCGGCAAAAGGTTCCGCCGTAAGCGTAACATACTACAAAAGTACCAAGCTTTTGGTGCAGGGCAAAGAATGTGAAGCTTTTGTGGGTAAATATCTGAAACCCTTGGGGCAGCTATCTTTGGGTGTAAATTTAGCCGCAGAAAATACCGAGCATTGTTTTACCTCATGGATTGGGACCGATGAATCAGGCAAAGGGGATTACTTCGGACCTTTGGTAACGGCAGGGGTTTTGGTTGACAGGGAACAAATAGCTGTTTTAAGCGAGTTTCAAATTCAGGACAGCAAAAAAATCAGCGACAGTATGATTGTTAAAATTGCACCAAAAATAAAAAAACACTGCGTTTTTAGCGTTGTGGTCATCAGCCCTGAAAAATATAATCAGCTTTATGACAGTTTTAAAAATCTAAATAAGCTTTTGGCGTGGTCGCATGCCAGAGCGATAGAAAATATCCTTGAGAAAAAAGACTGCCAAAACGTTATTTCAGACAAATTCGGTGATGAAAATCTTATTAAAAATGCGCTTTTTAAAAAAGGCAAAACAATAAATTTAATCCAGAGAACAAAGGCTGAAAGTGATATAGCAGTGGCTGCAGCGTCAATTTTAGCAAGGGAAGAGTATTTGAACAGAATGAAGCAGCTTGGTTTTGCTTATAAAATGGAGTTTTTAAAAGGCGGCAATGAAAAAGTCGATGAGCAGGCCCGTGAGTTTGTGAGAAAATACGGCGCTCAAAAATTGAACACCGTGGCAAAACTTCATTTTAAAAACACCCAAAGGGTTATTTAA
- a CDS encoding helix-turn-helix transcriptional regulator — translation MTNETTKLIKLGKNISYFRKLKNLSQNALAEKLQISREHLAKLETAKRRISLKLLFELADILEVEEKELLDFK, via the coding sequence ATGACAAATGAGACTACAAAATTAATTAAGTTGGGTAAGAATATAAGTTATTTTAGAAAATTAAAAAACTTATCTCAAAATGCATTGGCAGAAAAACTGCAGATAAGCAGAGAACATCTTGCCAAGTTGGAAACAGCAAAACGAAGAATAAGCCTTAAACTATTATTTGAACTTGCTGATATTTTGGAAGTTGAAGAAAAAGAATTATTGGATTTTAAATAA
- the thyX gene encoding FAD-dependent thymidylate synthase, whose translation MSEKFPIVDLITYPQNTLKTIYTACRTCYSALYPINIYNEDVPREKMLGLVKKVLSSGHHSTIEHCQFVFAISGVSRACTHQLVRHRHMSFSQKSQRYVTEKEQFEYVTPPKIANSALKEEYDKLMTQISEFYGKMVEAGIPAEDARCVLPNAATSSLVVSLNLRELIHLANLRLCTNAQLEIRTLLKKMCQLVIAQEDWLSEYLVPKCDIKGYCDEIRGCGRVPQRELAAK comes from the coding sequence ATGAGTGAAAAATTCCCGATAGTAGATTTGATAACATATCCGCAAAATACTCTTAAAACAATCTATACAGCATGTCGTACATGTTACAGCGCCCTATATCCCATAAATATTTACAACGAAGATGTACCAAGAGAAAAAATGCTTGGTTTGGTTAAAAAGGTTTTGTCCTCGGGACACCACAGTACTATTGAGCATTGCCAATTTGTATTTGCAATAAGCGGCGTGTCAAGAGCCTGCACCCATCAACTTGTAAGACACAGGCATATGTCTTTTTCGCAAAAATCACAACGTTACGTTACGGAAAAAGAACAGTTCGAATACGTTACTCCGCCTAAAATAGCCAATTCTGCGCTAAAAGAAGAATATGACAAACTAATGACACAAATCTCCGAATTTTACGGCAAAATGGTGGAAGCAGGCATTCCTGCCGAAGATGCAAGATGTGTCCTTCCTAACGCTGCAACAAGCTCGCTTGTCGTAAGTTTAAATTTAAGAGAGTTAATTCATTTAGCGAATTTAAGACTATGCACGAATGCTCAGCTTGAAATAAGGACTTTGCTTAAAAAAATGTGTCAATTAGTAATAGCGCAAGAAGACTGGTTAAGCGAATACCTTGTACCAAAATGCGACATCAAAGGCTACTGCGACGAAATAAGAGGCTGCGGACGAGTTCCGCAAAGGGAATTGGCAGCTAAATAA
- the speD gene encoding adenosylmethionine decarboxylase: protein MNNYMQHPEKQVTGYLGRHILAEFFDCNPNVLNNLELIEKKMTDAAVACGATVVQTCFHMFNPHGVSGVVIISESHLAIHTWPELGYAAVDLFTCGENCDPKVAYEFLKNAFNSKSGSYSELRRGLLQTSDLVSKAPFYIKDQIEV from the coding sequence TTGAACAATTACATGCAACACCCTGAAAAACAAGTCACCGGCTACTTAGGCAGACACATTTTGGCAGAATTTTTTGACTGCAACCCTAACGTTTTAAACAACTTAGAGCTTATTGAGAAAAAAATGACGGATGCCGCTGTGGCATGCGGGGCTACTGTAGTCCAAACTTGTTTTCACATGTTTAATCCGCACGGCGTAAGCGGAGTTGTGATAATATCAGAATCTCATTTGGCAATTCACACATGGCCTGAATTGGGCTATGCGGCTGTAGATTTGTTTACCTGCGGCGAAAATTGTGACCCTAAAGTTGCCTATGAGTTTCTAAAAAATGCTTTTAACTCTAAATCAGGTTCTTACTCGGAACTAAGAAGAGGTCTTCTTCAAACCTCTGATTTAGTGAGCAAAGCTCCCTTTTATATAAAAGACCAAATAGAGGTCTGA